In Diadema setosum chromosome 19, eeDiaSeto1, whole genome shotgun sequence, a genomic segment contains:
- the LOC140242640 gene encoding uncharacterized protein, whose product MLPIPSYHRSCRLSGDSEKASSSAENIPTIASPKETLFEPIQAPTPHTQKALLPSFSGRVGQPMVLSESDSDTGYPPPRPQQQTYPKYEAIASETSFVVKDEMLEGQDLDVFDHELSVTEDVSDDEDDGKEAEEMAIIKEKKYIVFEGRLLELVKTVYGTTCPKCEQPFAYRTVQKGTAITIIWECARKHGSSWTSQPRYKGVFAGNLQASSCIVMSGNSCASLSLI is encoded by the exons ATGTTACCCATTCCATCATACCACAGGTCATGCCGGCTGTCTGGAGATTCCGAAAAAGCCTCTTCATCTGCAGAAAACATTCCTACCATAGCCAGTCCCAAGGAAACCTTGTTTG AACCAATCCAAGCACCAACTCCTCACACACAGAAGGCCCTGCTCCCGTCTTTTTCAGGAag AGTTGGGCAGCCCATGGTATTGTCGGAGTCAGATTCTGACACAGGTTACCCTCCTCCTCGTCCTCAGCAGCAGACATATCCTAAATATGAGGCCATTGCTTCTGAGACATCCTTTGT AGTGAAGGATGAAATGCTAGAAGGACAGGACCTAGATGTGTTTGACCATGAGCTTAGTGTCACCGAGGATGTCTccgatgatgaagatgatggaaAGGAAGCAGAGGAGATGGCAATTATAAAGGAGAAGAAATACATTGTGTTTGAAGGCAGACTACTTGAGCTTGTGAAAACTGTGTATGGAACAACATGCCCAAAGTGTGAGCAACCTTTTGCCTACAGAACTGTGCAGAAAGGAACAGCCATCACCATCATATGGGAATGCGCAAGAAAACATGGCTCCTCCTGGACATCTCAGCCCAGATACAAAGGCGTATTTGCTGGCAATCTGCAGGCGTCATCATGCATAGTAATGTCGGGGAACAGTTGTGCCAGTCTGTCTTTGATATGA